The proteins below come from a single Kitasatospora sp. NBC_00315 genomic window:
- a CDS encoding NADP-dependent oxidoreductase: MKAVTVPEFGDPEVLSVTEVATPAPAPGEVRVRVRAAGLQPADLAVRDGWTPPGATVELPVVLGNEFAGVVDRLGAGASGWRTGDEVLGFRLFGGHAEYVTVDCAQLVAKPAGMPWEQAGSLSASGQTAHVALSGLKVGPGDTVLVHGAAGGVGTVAVQLARAWGATVIGTASERNHDYLRGLGAVPVTYGPGLADRVRALAPGGVDAALDAAGRGALDASVELVADRDRIGTVTDFRAARRLGVQMLRGPRTAARLAELTALWEAGGLRLEVAGTFPLERAADAHRLVAGGHVRGKVVLTP, from the coding sequence GTGAAGGCAGTGACCGTCCCCGAGTTCGGCGACCCCGAAGTCCTTTCGGTGACCGAGGTGGCCACTCCTGCTCCGGCCCCCGGTGAGGTGCGGGTCAGGGTCCGCGCGGCCGGGCTGCAGCCGGCCGACCTCGCCGTCCGCGACGGCTGGACCCCGCCCGGCGCCACCGTCGAACTTCCGGTGGTCCTCGGCAACGAGTTCGCCGGGGTGGTCGACCGGCTCGGCGCGGGCGCCTCCGGCTGGAGGACCGGTGACGAGGTGCTCGGCTTCCGGCTGTTCGGCGGTCATGCCGAGTACGTCACGGTGGACTGCGCCCAGCTGGTCGCCAAGCCCGCCGGCATGCCCTGGGAGCAGGCCGGCTCGCTCTCCGCCTCCGGCCAGACCGCGCACGTGGCCCTGAGCGGACTGAAGGTCGGGCCGGGTGACACCGTCCTGGTGCACGGCGCGGCCGGTGGGGTAGGCACCGTCGCCGTCCAGCTCGCCCGCGCCTGGGGAGCGACCGTGATCGGCACCGCGAGCGAGCGCAACCACGACTACCTGCGCGGGCTGGGCGCCGTCCCGGTGACGTACGGCCCTGGACTGGCCGACCGGGTCCGCGCGCTGGCCCCGGGGGGCGTGGACGCGGCGCTGGACGCGGCCGGGCGCGGCGCGCTGGACGCCTCCGTCGAGCTGGTCGCCGACCGCGACCGGATCGGCACCGTCACCGACTTCCGGGCCGCCCGGCGGCTGGGCGTCCAGATGCTGCGCGGCCCCCGTACGGCCGCCCGGCTGGCGGAGCTGACCGCCCTCTGGGAGGCCGGCGGCCTGCGCCTGGAGGTCGCCGGGACCTT